The following nucleotide sequence is from Pseudomonas sp. RC10.
GAATAGCACAGAGGTGTTGAAGCTGGTGCCAGCTCGCTGACACCCCTCAACCTTGTGGGAGCCAGCTTGCTGCGGGCGGCGTTCCGACGAATGCGGTGTGTCATTCAGTATCTGGGTGACTGACCTGACGCATTCGTCGGAACGCCGCCCGCAGCAAGCCGGCTCCTACAGGTATGCGGTGCCTTATTAAATCTGCTCAACCACCTTCGCACGACGCACATCCGGCTGTTTCCAGCCATCTGCTGCCGCTTCTTCGATGGCCTGTTGAATGGCCTTTCTGCGGTTGTTTTCGGCGCGGCGGCTGAAGAACCACACCATGAACGTCGCGATCGAAACCGCCAGCAGAATCAAACTGGCAATGGCGTTGATCTCAGGCTTCACACCCAGGCGTACCGCCGAGAACACTTCCATCGGCAGCGTCGTGGAGCCCGGGCCGGACACGAAACTCGCCAGTACCAGGTCGTCCAGCGACAAAGCGAATGACATCATGCCGCCCGCTGCCAGCGACGGCGCGATCATCGGGATGGTGATCAGGAAGAACACCTTCCACGGACGCGCGCCGAGGTCCATGGCGGCCTCTTCGATGGACATGTCCAGCTCACGCAGTCGTGCCGACACCACCACCGCCACGTAGGCCGCACAGAACGTCGTGTGGGCGATCCAGATGGTCACGATGCCGCGTTCCTGCGGCCAGCCGATCAACTGCGCCATGGCCACGAACAGCAGCAACAGCGACAGACCGGTGATCACTTCGGGCATCACCAGTGGCGCCGTCACGAGGCCGCCGAAGAACGTGCGGCCCTTGAAGCGCGTGACGCGGGTCAGCACAAACGCGGCCATGGTGCCGAGGGCGACCGCCGCAATCGAGGTGTAGCAGGCAATTTCCAGCGAGCGCATCACGGCACTCATCAGTTGGGTGTTGTCGAGCAAGCCGACGTACCACTTCACCGACCAGCCACCCCAGACCGTCACCAGTTTTGAGGCATTGAACGAGTAGATCACCAGGATGACCATGGGCGCGTAGATGAAAATCAGGCCCAGTACCAACATCAGGTTCGAGAATCGGAAGCCTCTCATGCCTTGCCCTCCAGTTCTTTGGCCTGGCTACGGTTGAACAGAATGATCGGCACGATGAGGATCAACAGCATCACCACCGCCAGCGAAGACGCCACCGGCCAGTCGCGGTTGTTGAAGAACTCTTGCCACAGAACTTTACCGATCATCAGCGTCTCGGGACCGCCCAGCAATTCCGGGATGACGAACTCGCCCACCACCGGGATGAACACCAGCATGCAGCCAGCGATAATGCCGTTCTTGGACAGCGGCACGGTGATTTTCCAGAAGCTGTTGAAGGTGCTCGAACCCAGGTCCGACGCGGCTTCCAGCAGGCTCTGGTCGTGCTTCACCAGGTTCGCATACAGCGGGAGGATCATGAACGGCAGGTATGAATAGACCACGCCGATGTAAACAGCGAGGTTGGTGTTGAGGATCTGCAACGGCTCGCTGATCACGCCCAGCCACATCAGGAACGCGTTCAGCAAGCCGTTGTTGCTGAGAATGCCCATCCACGCGTAAACGCGGATCAGGATTGCGGTCCAGGTCGGCATCATGATCAGCAGCAACAGCACCGTCTGCATTTCTTTGCGGGCGATGGAGATGCCGTAGGCCATCGGATAGCCGATCAACAGGCACAGCAAGGTGCTGAAGAACGCCATCTTCAACGAACCGAGGTACGCCGAGATGTACAGGTCGTCACCGGTCAACAACGCGTAGTTGGCGAAGTTGAGGACGATGTCGAGCTTCTGCTCGGCGTAGGAGAATATCTCGGTGTACGGCGGAATCGCGACGTCGGCTTCGGCGAAACTGATCTTGATGACGATCAGAAACGGCAGCGCGAAGAACAGGAACAGCCACAGGAACGGAACCCCGATGACCGCCTGACGGCCAGTGGGTGTTATGCGATGGAGCGCACGTTTGATTTTTCGGATTTTCATGAGCGCAGTACCACGCCGCTGTCGTCTTCCCACCAGACGAACACTTCGTCGTCCCAGGTAGGGCGCGCGCCGAGGCGTTCCGAGTTGGCGACGAACGACTGGACCAGCTTGCCGCACGTCAACTGCACGTAGAACACCGAGTGGCCGCCCAGGTACGCGATGTCGTGAATCTTGCCGCGCGACCAGTTGTATTGCGTGGTCGGTTGTTCGGTGGTGATCAGCAGCTTCTCGGGCCGGATCGCGTACGTCACGCGCTTGTCTTCCACGGAGGTGCTGACGCCGTGGCCCACGTAGATCTCACGCTCAAGCTCCGGGCTGTGAATCAGCGCGTGGCCTTCCATGTCCTCGATAACTTCGCCGTCGAACAGATTGACGTTACCGATGAATTCACAGACCAGACGGCTGGTCGGGGTTTCGTAGATGTCCACCGGGCTGCCGATTTGCGCGATCCAGCCCAGGTGCATGATCGCGATGCGCTGGGCCATGGTCATGGCCTCTTCCTGGTCGTGGGTCACCATCACGCAAGTCACACCAACGCGCTCGATGATTTCCACCAGCTCCAGCTGCATTTGCGAACGCAGTTTTTTGTCCAGCGCGCCCATGGGCTCGTCGAGCAGCAACAGTTTCGGTTTCTTCGCCAGCGAACGGGCCAGGGCCACACGCTGACGCTGGCCACCGGACAACTGGTGCGGCTTGCGCTTGGCGTACTGGGTCATCTGCACCAGCTTGAGCATCTCAGCTACGCGAGTGTCGATTTCGGCCTTCGGCAGCTTGTCCTGTTGCAGACCGAACGCGATGTTCTGCGCCACGGTCATATGCGGGAATAGCGCGTAGGACTGGAACATCATGTTGATCGGACGTTCGTACGGCGGCATGTCAGTGATGTCGACGCCATCGAGGAAGATCCGGCCCTCGGTCGGACGCTCAAAACCGGCGAGCATGCGCAGCAGCGTGGATTTGCCGGAGCCGGAACCGCCGAGCAGGGCGAAAATCTCGCCCTTGTTGATCTGCAGAGACACATCGTCCACAGCAATCGTCTCGTCGAACTTTTTCGTGACCCGATCGATTTTGACCAGCACCTGTTTAGGTTGCTGACCACCCTCAAGGGCTTTTTTGTAGGCGCCGGAGGCAACTGCCATGGGTGAAACTCCCAACTGTGCTTGCGCCCGGCCGATATGACCGGGCGCGAGGTCTTTATTTACCGGATTTGATCTTGGTCCAGCTGCGCGTCATCACGCGCTGGATTTTCGGTGGCAACTCGGAATTGACGTACAGCCGCTTCTGCACGTCCGCTGACGGATAGACCGCTTCGTCTTTGCGGATTTCCTGATCCATCAGCTCGCCCGACGCCGGGTTCGGGTTGGCGTAACCCACCTGATCGCTGACCTTGGCGATTACGTCAGGCTTGAGGATGTAGTTGATGAAAGCGTGCGCGGCTTTGACGTCCGGCGCGTCAGCAGGGATCGCGAGCATGTCGAACCACAGGTTGCCGCCCTCTTTCGGAATCGCGTAAGCGATGTTCACGCCTTTGCCCGCTTCCGCTGCACGAGCCTTGGCCTGGAACACGTCGCCGGAGAAACCGGCTGCGATACAGATGTCGCCGTTGGCCAAGTCGGTGATGTATTTGGAGGAGTTGAAGTAGGTCACGTAAGGACGCACTTTGAGCAACTTGTCCTCGGCCTTCTTGTAATCTTTTTCGTCGGTGCTGTTAGGATTCAGGCCCATGTAATTGAGCACGGCGGGCATCATTTCATCAGCCGAGTCGAGGAACGCGACGCCACACTTCTGCAGCTTCTTGATGTTCTCGGGCTCAAACAGCACGGCCCAAGAATCGATGGTGTCGACGCCCAGCACTTCCTTGATCTTGTCGACGTTGTAACCGATCCCGTTAGTCCCCCACAGGTACGGCACGGCGTACTGATTGCCCGGATCGTTTTTCTCCAGGCGTTTCATCAGTTCGGGATCGAGGTTGGAATAATTGGGGAGTTGCGATTTGTCGAGTTTCTGAAACGCACCGGCCTTGATCTGTTTGCCAAGGAAGTGGTTGGAAGGGACGACCACGTCGTAACCGGTGTGACCGGCGAGCAGTTTGCCTTCCAGGGTTTCGTTGGAGTCGAAGACGTCGTACTTGGTCTTGATCCCCGTGGTGTTTTCGAAATCCGCGAGGGTCGTGGTGCCGATGTAATCGGACCAGTTATAAATGCGGACGGTGGATTCCGCGTAGGCGCCGACGGCGAGCGTCAGGCCGACTCCGAGTAGCAAGCCTTTGGAAAACAAAGAAATAGACACGTGTGCAGTCCCTTTTAGTAGGTGGGCATGTTGCCCTGGCCGACGACAGTAACGACTGCCTGTGACAAATCCGGCGCGCAACTTACCTTCGTTGAACCCATCTCGCAAAAAAACTTTATTTCAGCCCGCAGTGGGAGCTGTAGGAGTGAGCTTGCTCGCGATTGCGGTGTGTCAAATACACGAATGATGACTGACGCACCATCTTCGCGAGCAAGGTGGGGCGCCACCCCGGTCACGCCTACAAGGCTGATCACGTGCCGTTATTCAACGACACGTTTCAGTCCGGCTTACTTGCCCGATTTGATGTTGGTCCAGCTGCGGGTCATCAGACGCTGAGTCGCTGCAGGCAGGTCAGCAATCGCATACAACTTGGCCAGCACGTCGGCAGGTGGATAAACGCCTGGGTCCGAAGTGATTTCTTTATCGACGAACTCGGTCGCAGCCTTGTTGCCGTTCGGGAAGTGAACGGCGTTAGTGATCTCGGCCATCACTTTCGGTTGCAGGATGAAGTTCATGAACTTGTAGGCGCCTTCGACGTTTTCGGCGTCTTTAGGAATGGCGACCATGTCATAGAAGCTGCCAGCACCTTCTTTCGGAATGTTGTAGCTGACCTTGACCTTGCCACCGGCTTCTTCAGCACGGGCCTTGGCCTGGTACACGTCACCCGAGTAACCCACGGCGACACAGATGTTGCCGTTGGCCAGGTCCGAGATGTACTTGGACGAGTGGAAGTAGGTAACCGAAGGGCGGATTTTCTTGAACAGCGCTTCAGCTTTCTCGATGTCTTCTTTCTTCTGGCTGTCGGTCGGCAGACCCAGATAATGCAGCGCCACTGGCAGCATTTCGGTCGGCGAATCGAGGAAGCTGATGCCACAGCCTTTCAGCTTGGCGGCGTTCTCAGGCTTGAACAGCAGGTCCCAGGAGTTGGTCGGTGCGTCGGCGCCCAGAGCAGCCTTGACCTTGTCGGCGTTGAAGCCGATTCCGATCGAGCCCCACATGTACGGGAAGGCGTGCTTGTTGTCCGGGTCGCTGATGGACACGGCTTTCAACAGCGCAGGGTCGAGGTTTTTGTAGTTAGGCAGCTTGGACTTGTCCAGCTCCTGGTAAACACCGGCCTTGATCTGCTTGGCCAGGAAGTTGTTGGACGGGACGACGATGTCGTAGCCCGACTTGCCTGCCAGCAATTTGGCTTCGAGGGTCTCGTTGCTGTCGAAGACGTCGTACACCACTTTGATGCCCGACTCTTTTTCGAAGTCGGCGATGGTGTTTGGCGCGATGTAATCGGACCAGTTGTAGACGTGCAGAACTTTATCATCGGCGTGTGCCGCTGCGGCCACTGCGCCCATCAGGGACAGGGCGAGGAGGGTTTTGCCAAATTTCTTCATGCGTACAGCTCCAATGTTTTTATGTTAGCGGCGACTAAAACAACCGTTAGTCTGGCAATTTCCTGGGCGGGCTTACAAGCAGAGCGGCCTGCCTTCTTGCTTAGCTTTCAAAGATTTCATCTGCACCCGGCGAAACGCTCTCTGTAGGAGTGAGCTTGCTCGCGATAGCGGTGCATCATTCGACCCATTCGGTTCAGACAAATAGCAATCGCGAGCAAGCTCACTCCTACAGTCCATCACTTACTCAACTCGGCCAGCGTCAGGTCCAGGCATTTGCGGGCCTTTTCCACCAACTCATCGATCTCGGCGAAGCTGATCACCAGCGGCGGCGAGATGATCATCGTGTCTCCAACCGCACGCATGATCAGTCCGTTATTGAAGCAGAAAGTGCGACAGATCATGCCCACGCCCTGATCCACGTAACGCGCGCGAGTGGCTTTGTCTTTCACCAGTTCGATGGCGCCGAGCATGCCGACGCCCCGCACTTCACCCACCAGCGGATGATCGCTCAGCTCACGCAAACGTCTTTGCAAATAGGGTGCCGTTTCCGACTTCACGCGCTCGACGATCTTTTCTTCGCGCAGGATGCGGATGTTTTCCAGCCCCACTGCCGCAGCCACCGGATGACCTGAATAAGTGAAGCCGTGGTTGAAATCACCGCCCTCGTTCAGCACTTTCACCAATTCGTCGCGCACGATCACGCCGCCCATGGGGATGTAGCCCGAGGTCAGGCCCTTGGCGATAGTCATCAGATCAGGTTTGAGGTCGTAGAAATCGCTGCCGAACCACTCGCCGGTGCGACCAAAGCCACAGATCACTTCATCGGCCACGAACAGGATGTCGTACTTGGCGAGGATCTCTTTGATCTTCGGCCAGTAGGTGTCAGGCGGAACGATCACACCGCCCGCGCCTTGAATCGGCTCGGCGATGAACGCACCGACGTTGTCCACGCCGAGTTCGAGGATTTTCTTTTCCAGTTGCTCAGCCGCCCAGATGCCGAATTCGTCCGGGGTCATGTCGCCGCCTTCACCGAACCAGTACGGCTGCGGGATGTGGACGATGCCCGGAATCGGCAGGTCGCCCTGCTCGTGCATGTAGGTCATGCCGCCCAGGCTCGCGCCTGCCACGGTAGAGCCGTGGTAGCCGTTCATGCGGCTGATGATGACTTTCTTGCTCGGCTTGCCCTTGATCGCCCAGTAGTGGCGCACCAGACGCAGCACGGTGTCGTTGCCTTCGGAGCCGGAACCTGTGAAGAACACGTGGTTCATGCCTTGCGGCGCGATATCGGAAATCGCCTTGGCCAGTTGCAATGCGGGCGGGTGAGCGGTCTGGAAGAACAGGTTGTAATACGGCAGCTCGCGCATCTGTTTGCTGGCGGCTTCGGCCAGTTCTTCACGACCGTAGCCGACCGCTACGCACCACAGACCGGCCATGCCGTCGAGGATTTTGTTGCCTTCGCTGTCCCACAGGTAAACGCCCTTGGCGTTGGTGATGATGCGCGGGCCTTTCTCTTTAAGCTGTTTAAAGTCGCTGAACGGCGCCAGGTGATGATCACTGCTGAGGGCTTGCCATTCGCGGGTTTGCGGGTTGTTGGAACTCATGAAACCACTCCATTAGCTGCGTATCGCGTGTGGCGCCATCGGCCTTCTCAGGCTCGATGGCGCCCGTGATCTTCAGACGGCGAAGAGCAGGAATTCCCGCTCCCACGAGCTGATCACACGCTTGAAGTTTTCGTGCTCGGCGCGTTTCACGGCGACGTAGCCGGTTACGAAGGTCTTGCCGAGGTATTTCTCGACCGTCTTGCTATTTTCCATCCGCTCCAGCGCGTCTTCGATGGTCAACGGCAGGCGCAAGTTGCGGCGCTCGTAACCGCGGCCCACCACTGGCGCACTCGGATTGAGGCCTTCGACCATGCCAATGAAGCCGCACAGCAGGCTCGCGGCAATCGCCAGATACGGGTTGGCGTCAGCGCCGGGCAAGCGGTTTTCAACGCGGCGGTTTTGCGGGGTCGCATCCGGGACGCGCAGGCCGACGGTGCGGTTCTCCTCGCCCCATTCCACGTTCACGGGCGCCGAGGTGTCGGGCAGGAAGCGGCGGAACGAGTTGACGTTAGGGGCGAACAGCGGCAACAACTCGGGGATCAGCTTTTGCAGGCCGCCGATGTGCTGCAGAAACAGCTCACTCATCGTGCCGTCTTCGTTAGAGAAGATGCTCTTACCGGTCTCGATATCGATGATGCTCTGGTGCAGGTGCATCGCGCTGCCAGGCTCGCCGGTCATGGGCTTGGCCATGAAGGTCGCGGCCACGTCGTGTTTGAGCGCGGCTTCACGCATGGTGCGTTTGAACACCAGAATCTGGTCGGCGAGATGCAGCGCGTCACCGTGACGGAAATTGATTTCCATCTGCGCGGTGCCGTCTTCGTGAATCAGCGTGTCCAGGTCGAGGTTCTGCAGCTCGCACCAGTCGTAGACGTCTTCGAACAACGGGTCGAATTCGTTGGCGGCTTCGATGGAGAACGACTGACGACCGGTTTCCGGACGACCCGAGCGGCCCACCGGCGGCTGCAACGGGTAATCGGGGTCGTCGCTGCGCTTGGTCAGGTAGAACTCCATCTCAGGCGCCACGATGGGCTGCCAGCCTTGATCGGCGTAGAGCTTGAGGACCTTCTTCAAGACGTTGCGCGGGGACAGCTCAATCGGGTTGCCCTGCTTGTCGTAGGTGTCGTGAATCACCTGCGCGGTGGGCTCAATTGCCCAAGGCACCAGAAACACCGCATTCTGGTCAGGACGGCAGAACATGTCGATGTCCGCAGCGTCCAGCAATTCGTAATAGATGTCGTCTTCGACGTAGTCCCCGGTCACTGTCTGCAGCAATACGCTTTCCGGCAAGCGCATGCCCTTCTCGGCAATGAACTTGTTAGTCGGAGAGATTTTGCCGCGCGTGATACCGGTGAGGTCGGCGATCATGCACTCGACTTCGGTAATCCTGTGTTCTTTCAACCAATCGGTGAGCTGGTCGAGGTTGGTACTCATAAATACCTCAGGGGTTTCGGTTCCTGGTCGTCGTTATGGCGATCAGGCGTTCTTTGACGCTTGCGCGTCGCGTTGTGTCGCACGCTTTCGACAGGCATCGCCAAATGCCTGAAGAATTGAAAGATAGTCGGGGTTCTGCGTGACCTGCCACTCCGGATGCCATTGAACGCCCAAAGCAAACACGTCAGATGAAGCAAAAGGCGCGCCCGGCGGTACGGAAATGGCTTCGATCAAGCCATCCGGGGCGGTGGCTTCGACACGCAGACCCGGCGCAAGACGTTCAATGCCCTGTCCGTGTATTGAATTGACACGAATTTCTTTGGCAAGTCCCAATCCGGCCAGAACGCCGCCCGGTGCGATCTGCATCGGATGGCTTGGAGCGTATTGAATTTCAACGGGTTCGCTCTCAGGTTCACGATGATCCATGAACGTTCCAGTCTCGTGAACCTTTTGATGCAGACTACCGCCAAATGCCACGTTCATCTCCTGAAACCCGCGGCAAATGCCCAATACAGGCACGCCGGCGGCCACAGCAGCACGAATAAGAGGTAAGGTGGTGCGATCGCGTTCAGGATCATGAGCAGTACCTGGCGCGCTGGCGGGCCCATTATAGTGATGGGGTTCGACGTTGGAGGGAGAACCGGTGAAGAGCAAACCATCGACCACCGAGAGGATATCGGCCGGGTCGAGGAGCTCTGCCAGAGACGGCAGAATCAGCGGCAGGCCCTTGGCAGCGACGGCGACTGCCCGGACGTATTTATCACCACTGATGTGATAGGCATGCGAGCCAATTTGCTGAGTACAGGCAGTGATGCCGATCAGCGGAAGGCGAGACATGTGACCCCCGGTGTTATTGCTGTTATGGGTTGCGACCGAGCTTAGCCTTGTTCATTTTTTTACACAACAACCCCGTAAAAAATAAAACACGCCCCGCTCAAGGCCGCAGCTCCTATCGATTCCAACGGTTAAAAACCGCCCTAAAGTGCGGCAAAAATGGCCTCACGGCGCCCTTTTAGGGCAAAACAGGGCTCTCTTGACTTCATCAGGGCTTTCGGATTGACTGAACCCCGTAATGCTCGATGATTGATATTTTCAACAACAAAGGTGTTGCATCATGTCGGTACCCCCGCGTGCCGTTCAGCTCAACGAAGCGAACGCGTTCCTTAAGGAACATCCTGAGGTTCTATACGTTGACCTTCTGATTGCAGATATGAATGGAGTGGTGCGCGGCAAGCGCATCGAACGCACTAGCCTCCATAAGGTTTACGAAAAAGGCATCAACCTCCCAGCTTCTCTTTTCGCACTGGATATCAACGGCTCGACGGTGGAAAGCACCGGCCTGGGTCTGGACATCGGTGACGCTGACCGAATCTGTTATCCCATCCCCGACACTCTCTGCAATGAGCCCTGGCAGAAGCGTCCTACCGCACAACTCTTGATGACCATGCACGAACTGGAAGGCGAGCCGTTTTTCGCTGATCCACGTGAAGTGTTGCGTCAGGTGGTGGCCAAGTTCGATGAAATGGGCCTGACCATCTGCGCTGCGTTCGAGCTGGAGTTCTACCTGATCGATCAGGAGAACGTGAACGGTCGTCCACAACCGCCACGCTCGCCGATTTCCGGCAAACGCCCGCACTCGACACAGGTCTACCTGATCGACGACCTCGACGAATACGTCGATTGCCTCCAGGACATTCTGGAAGGTGCGAAAGAGCAGGGCATCCCGGCCGACGCCATCGTCAAGGAAAGTGCCCCGGCGCAGTTCGAAGTGAACCTGCACCACACTGCCGACGCACTGAAAGCCTGCGACTACGCGGTACTGCTCAAGCGTCTGATCAAGAACATCGCCTACGACCATGAGATGGACACCACCTTCATGGCCAAGCCTTACCCAGGTCAGGCGGGCAACGGTCTGCACGTCCACATCTCGATCCTGGATCGCGATGGCAAGAACATCTTCACCAGCGAGGATCCCGAGCAGAACGCCGCATTACGTCATGCGATCGGCGGTGTGCTCGAGACCCTACCGGCGCAGATGGCGTTCCTTTGCCCGAACGTCAACTCGTATCGCCGGTTCGGTGCTCAGTTCTACGTGCCTAACTCGCCAACCTGGGGGCTGGACAACCGGACGGTCGCGGTGCGTGTGCCGACCGGTACAGCCGATGCCGTGCGTATCGAACACCGCGTGGCCGGTGCCGATGCCAACCCGTATCTGCTGATGGCTTCTGTTCTGGCAGGCATCCACCACGGCCTGACCAACAAGGTCGAGCCCGGTGCGCCTGTCGAAGGCAACTCGTACGAGCAGCATGAGCAGAGCCTGCCGAACAACTTGCGCGATGCCTTGCGTGAGCTGGACGACAGCGAAGTCATGGCCAAGTACATCGATCCGAAGTACATCGATATCTTCGTTGCGTGCAAGGAAAGTGAGCTGGAGGAGTTCGAGCACTCCATCTCCGACCTTGAGTACAACTGGTATCTGCACACCGTGTGACGGCTGTGTGAAATAAAAAGAACGCCCCTGAACCGCAAGGTCAGGGGCGTTTTTTATTTTAGACGGCAGAAGTAAGGTCTCGATGGATAGGCCGTCTGTGCGAGTTTTCGCGAATGAATTCGCTCCCACAGGGGTTCTGTGTATTTCTGAAATATCGCGGCGTTGCACAATCTGTGGGAGCGAATTTATTCGCGAAGGCGGCCACCCGGGCGCCACGAATCCATGCCTCGCGTACAATGCCCCGGACTTCAACGCCGAGACGCTTCGATG
It contains:
- a CDS encoding ABC transporter permease subunit — encoded protein: MRGFRFSNLMLVLGLIFIYAPMVILVIYSFNASKLVTVWGGWSVKWYVGLLDNTQLMSAVMRSLEIACYTSIAAVALGTMAAFVLTRVTRFKGRTFFGGLVTAPLVMPEVITGLSLLLLFVAMAQLIGWPQERGIVTIWIAHTTFCAAYVAVVVSARLRELDMSIEEAAMDLGARPWKVFFLITIPMIAPSLAAGGMMSFALSLDDLVLASFVSGPGSTTLPMEVFSAVRLGVKPEINAIASLILLAVSIATFMVWFFSRRAENNRRKAIQQAIEEAAADGWKQPDVRRAKVVEQI
- a CDS encoding ABC transporter permease subunit — protein: MKIRKIKRALHRITPTGRQAVIGVPFLWLFLFFALPFLIVIKISFAEADVAIPPYTEIFSYAEQKLDIVLNFANYALLTGDDLYISAYLGSLKMAFFSTLLCLLIGYPMAYGISIARKEMQTVLLLLIMMPTWTAILIRVYAWMGILSNNGLLNAFLMWLGVISEPLQILNTNLAVYIGVVYSYLPFMILPLYANLVKHDQSLLEAASDLGSSTFNSFWKITVPLSKNGIIAGCMLVFIPVVGEFVIPELLGGPETLMIGKVLWQEFFNNRDWPVASSLAVVMLLILIVPIILFNRSQAKELEGKA
- the potA gene encoding polyamine ABC transporter ATP-binding protein, encoding MAVASGAYKKALEGGQQPKQVLVKIDRVTKKFDETIAVDDVSLQINKGEIFALLGGSGSGKSTLLRMLAGFERPTEGRIFLDGVDITDMPPYERPINMMFQSYALFPHMTVAQNIAFGLQQDKLPKAEIDTRVAEMLKLVQMTQYAKRKPHQLSGGQRQRVALARSLAKKPKLLLLDEPMGALDKKLRSQMQLELVEIIERVGVTCVMVTHDQEEAMTMAQRIAIMHLGWIAQIGSPVDIYETPTSRLVCEFIGNVNLFDGEVIEDMEGHALIHSPELEREIYVGHGVSTSVEDKRVTYAIRPEKLLITTEQPTTQYNWSRGKIHDIAYLGGHSVFYVQLTCGKLVQSFVANSERLGARPTWDDEVFVWWEDDSGVVLRS
- a CDS encoding polyamine ABC transporter substrate-binding protein, producing the protein MSISLFSKGLLLGVGLTLAVGAYAESTVRIYNWSDYIGTTTLADFENTTGIKTKYDVFDSNETLEGKLLAGHTGYDVVVPSNHFLGKQIKAGAFQKLDKSQLPNYSNLDPELMKRLEKNDPGNQYAVPYLWGTNGIGYNVDKIKEVLGVDTIDSWAVLFEPENIKKLQKCGVAFLDSADEMMPAVLNYMGLNPNSTDEKDYKKAEDKLLKVRPYVTYFNSSKYITDLANGDICIAAGFSGDVFQAKARAAEAGKGVNIAYAIPKEGGNLWFDMLAIPADAPDVKAAHAFINYILKPDVIAKVSDQVGYANPNPASGELMDQEIRKDEAVYPSADVQKRLYVNSELPPKIQRVMTRSWTKIKSGK
- a CDS encoding polyamine ABC transporter substrate-binding protein, with translation MKKFGKTLLALSLMGAVAAAAHADDKVLHVYNWSDYIAPNTIADFEKESGIKVVYDVFDSNETLEAKLLAGKSGYDIVVPSNNFLAKQIKAGVYQELDKSKLPNYKNLDPALLKAVSISDPDNKHAFPYMWGSIGIGFNADKVKAALGADAPTNSWDLLFKPENAAKLKGCGISFLDSPTEMLPVALHYLGLPTDSQKKEDIEKAEALFKKIRPSVTYFHSSKYISDLANGNICVAVGYSGDVYQAKARAEEAGGKVKVSYNIPKEGAGSFYDMVAIPKDAENVEGAYKFMNFILQPKVMAEITNAVHFPNGNKAATEFVDKEITSDPGVYPPADVLAKLYAIADLPAATQRLMTRSWTNIKSGK
- a CDS encoding aspartate aminotransferase family protein; this encodes MSSNNPQTREWQALSSDHHLAPFSDFKQLKEKGPRIITNAKGVYLWDSEGNKILDGMAGLWCVAVGYGREELAEAASKQMRELPYYNLFFQTAHPPALQLAKAISDIAPQGMNHVFFTGSGSEGNDTVLRLVRHYWAIKGKPSKKVIISRMNGYHGSTVAGASLGGMTYMHEQGDLPIPGIVHIPQPYWFGEGGDMTPDEFGIWAAEQLEKKILELGVDNVGAFIAEPIQGAGGVIVPPDTYWPKIKEILAKYDILFVADEVICGFGRTGEWFGSDFYDLKPDLMTIAKGLTSGYIPMGGVIVRDELVKVLNEGGDFNHGFTYSGHPVAAAVGLENIRILREEKIVERVKSETAPYLQRRLRELSDHPLVGEVRGVGMLGAIELVKDKATRARYVDQGVGMICRTFCFNNGLIMRAVGDTMIISPPLVISFAEIDELVEKARKCLDLTLAELSK
- a CDS encoding glutamine synthetase family protein — protein: MSTNLDQLTDWLKEHRITEVECMIADLTGITRGKISPTNKFIAEKGMRLPESVLLQTVTGDYVEDDIYYELLDAADIDMFCRPDQNAVFLVPWAIEPTAQVIHDTYDKQGNPIELSPRNVLKKVLKLYADQGWQPIVAPEMEFYLTKRSDDPDYPLQPPVGRSGRPETGRQSFSIEAANEFDPLFEDVYDWCELQNLDLDTLIHEDGTAQMEINFRHGDALHLADQILVFKRTMREAALKHDVAATFMAKPMTGEPGSAMHLHQSIIDIETGKSIFSNEDGTMSELFLQHIGGLQKLIPELLPLFAPNVNSFRRFLPDTSAPVNVEWGEENRTVGLRVPDATPQNRRVENRLPGADANPYLAIAASLLCGFIGMVEGLNPSAPVVGRGYERRNLRLPLTIEDALERMENSKTVEKYLGKTFVTGYVAVKRAEHENFKRVISSWEREFLLFAV
- a CDS encoding gamma-glutamyl-gamma-aminobutyrate hydrolase family protein, producing MSRLPLIGITACTQQIGSHAYHISGDKYVRAVAVAAKGLPLILPSLAELLDPADILSVVDGLLFTGSPSNVEPHHYNGPASAPGTAHDPERDRTTLPLIRAAVAAGVPVLGICRGFQEMNVAFGGSLHQKVHETGTFMDHREPESEPVEIQYAPSHPMQIAPGGVLAGLGLAKEIRVNSIHGQGIERLAPGLRVEATAPDGLIEAISVPPGAPFASSDVFALGVQWHPEWQVTQNPDYLSILQAFGDACRKRATQRDAQASKNA
- a CDS encoding glutamine synthetase family protein, which produces MSVPPRAVQLNEANAFLKEHPEVLYVDLLIADMNGVVRGKRIERTSLHKVYEKGINLPASLFALDINGSTVESTGLGLDIGDADRICYPIPDTLCNEPWQKRPTAQLLMTMHELEGEPFFADPREVLRQVVAKFDEMGLTICAAFELEFYLIDQENVNGRPQPPRSPISGKRPHSTQVYLIDDLDEYVDCLQDILEGAKEQGIPADAIVKESAPAQFEVNLHHTADALKACDYAVLLKRLIKNIAYDHEMDTTFMAKPYPGQAGNGLHVHISILDRDGKNIFTSEDPEQNAALRHAIGGVLETLPAQMAFLCPNVNSYRRFGAQFYVPNSPTWGLDNRTVAVRVPTGTADAVRIEHRVAGADANPYLLMASVLAGIHHGLTNKVEPGAPVEGNSYEQHEQSLPNNLRDALRELDDSEVMAKYIDPKYIDIFVACKESELEEFEHSISDLEYNWYLHTV